From the Zymomonas mobilis subsp. pomaceae ATCC 29192 genome, the window AGAGTGATTTCGCGTGCCCCTTTATCGACAAGGGCATGGGCTTCGTTAATAATCCGTGAAAAAGGCCGAGAAATCTCGGCGCCGCGCGTATAAGGAACCACACAATAGGTGCAAAATTTATCGCAGCCCTCTTGCACTGTCAAAAAGGCCGTCGGGCCTACCTTTTTGCGTGCGGGGAGCTTATCAAATTTTGATTCCACAGGCATATCAATATCAACGACTTTACCCGAAGCCGCTTGGCGGATTAATTCAGGTAAATGATGATAAGCCTGTGGGCCGACAACAATATCGACCATTTTTGTGCGGGCTAAAACTTCGGCCCCTTCGGCCTGCGCCACACAACCCGCCAAAGTAATCATGGGCGAAGTGCCATCGGCCCGTTTCAAACGGCCAATCTCGGAATAGACTTTCTCGGCTGCTTTTTCACGAATATGACAGGTATTAAGCACGACAAGATCAGCTGTCGCTGCATCTTCTGCAGCAATCATGCCTTCGGCTTCTAAAAGTTCTGACATTCTTTCGCCATCATAGCCATTCATCTGACAGCCGAAAGATTTAACGTAAAAGCGCTTTAAAGGGGGTCGGTTCATAAAAAAAGCTATAGCCAAATTGATAAAAAGCGGAAAGAGGGCTCATAACAATTCAGCCTCCCTCTTTTCACCTTTTAGCCCCCAAACCGACTTTCAATCGCTTATTCTGGTGGTTGCTCTTGTAAATGAAGATTATTTTCCCGCAAACGATCCAGCGCCAACACCATAATCATACGATCATCAATGGTGACTAGGCCTTCTAAAAAGCGTGCCGCTGATGATTCGCCAACATCCGGTACCGGCTGCATATTCTCGTTACGCGCCGTTACAATATCATTCACGGCATCAACAATCAGGCCTTGCAATTGATCGCCAATATTAACCACAATGATGACATGGCGTGCCGTGGGTTCAGTCATACCCCATCCCAGACGTTGCCGAAGGTCAAAAACAGGTAACACTACGCCGCGTAAATTAACAACCCCCCGCACATAATTCGGGACATTCGGTAAATTCGTTGCCGGTGACCATGCGCGTATTTCGCGGATAGCCATAATATCGACCCCAAAAAACTGTTCACCGATATGAAAAGTGATCAGTTGACGGGCATTCGAGGCATTCTGCCAATCATGGATTTGGTTTTGTAAGGCGGTATTACCCGACTTACCTGATGCCAGCAGCTCATTTTTATTGTCGCCCATAAATAAAGAGCCTCCTTTTTGGCTGTCTGAAAAATACTTAAAAAATTTTCCTAAAAAACGGCCTCGAAAAGTCCTTTATCACCATGCTAGGGATGAAAAACTTTTCCTTAATATTTTTGCCAACCTCTTAAAGGAACGACTAAAAATCTGAAAATGTTAATGGAGTACGCGTCGGATCGCCGCGGCCAACTTTTCAGGGCTAAAAGGCTTCACGATCCAGCCCGTAGCCCCAGCTACACGGGCACGTTGCTTCTTTTCGTCTGATGTCTCAGTCGTCAGAACTAAGATAGGCATATTGCGCCATCCATTGTCCTGCCTTACATTTTCAATCAAACCAAAACCGTCCATACGCGGCATATTAATATCGGTAATTAACAAATCAGGTTTTGTGTTACCCAGCTTTTCCATAGCATCTACGCCGTCTTCTGCTTCAACAACAGAATAGCCCATTTTCCCTAAAGCGGCACGTAAAAGCATACGCATGCTAGGGGAGTCATCGACAGTCATTATTATCTGCGCCATTTTATTTCCCTGAAAGCTAACACTCACCTAAAATTTTTAATAAAATATAGGGGATATTCTTCTACAAAGCGGCATCAACAGAATAAACAGATTCTTCTTTTTTCCGGTTTTAAACGCATTGTTTTAAAAAAAGGTAACGTTTTAAAAAAAGGTGACATCCCCAGAATCCGTCGGAACAACTTCCAATCTTTCAACTGGACGTTGATTTTCAACATGACGACATCGGGCAAGGCCTAACCCCGGACAAAAATCAACCCTTCTTGCCGTAACACCGCCAATATCTTCAGCGGTTAAGGCAATATGTTCATCTTTTAAGAAACGGCGTGCGAATTCAGCATTTTTATAACCAATATCCCCAAAACCGCTCCGCATAGTAGCACCACCATAAAGACGGGCTCGTAACCGATTCCGATGAGCGCCCCGTTCCAACATAGCGTTAATCAACACTTCCATCGCATAAACGCCATAGCGTTTTAACGACTGTGGATCGTGATCGCGGCTGGTAGGTTCGGCTAATAAAAAATGATTCATACCACCAATTTTTGTTAAAGGATCAAAAAGGCAGGCTGAAATACAACTGCCCAAGACAGTCGAAAAAAGTACATCCGGCTGATCCGAAACCTGTTTGTCGCCTTGCAACACATCAATACGTCTGAAATCCGCAATATTAACCTTCATCGCCCCCTACCGCTTTTCGCTATCTCCTTATCAGGCACAGGCTTCCAAAGCACGGGCTGCAATCTTAGATAAAGATAACTGAACCTCAACAGCGCCTTGCTTAAAAGCCGCCGCAGGCATTCCATAAACCACACAACTTTCTTCATCCTGACCAATCGTAAAAGAACCTGTATCACGCATAGCTTTTAAACCTATTGCGCCATCTTGTCCCATACCGGTCAAAATAACACCGACAGCCCGTCGCCCGCAATTCTTTGCAACAGATAAAAACATACGATCCACAGAAGGCCGATGACCACTCATCGGCTCATCGGCGACCAGAATACAACGCGGCCCATGGGCGGCATTTTGAAACTCAAGATGACGATCACCCCCGGGGGCTACATATACATGCCCGGGAATCAAAGGGTCGCCTGTTTTAGCTTCCGAGACCGTAGGCGGGCACATCCGGTTCAAACGATTAGCAAAACTAGTCGTAAATAAAGGAGGCATATGCTGCACAATCAAGGTCGGCGGACAATTCTCGG encodes:
- a CDS encoding chemotaxis protein CheW, which codes for MGDNKNELLASGKSGNTALQNQIHDWQNASNARQLITFHIGEQFFGVDIMAIREIRAWSPATNLPNVPNYVRGVVNLRGVVLPVFDLRQRLGWGMTEPTARHVIIVVNIGDQLQGLIVDAVNDIVTARNENMQPVPDVGESSAARFLEGLVTIDDRMIMVLALDRLRENNLHLQEQPPE
- a CDS encoding response regulator — protein: MAQIIMTVDDSPSMRMLLRAALGKMGYSVVEAEDGVDAMEKLGNTKPDLLITDINMPRMDGFGLIENVRQDNGWRNMPILVLTTETSDEKKQRARVAGATGWIVKPFSPEKLAAAIRRVLH
- a CDS encoding chemotaxis protein CheD; this encodes MKVNIADFRRIDVLQGDKQVSDQPDVLFSTVLGSCISACLFDPLTKIGGMNHFLLAEPTSRDHDPQSLKRYGVYAMEVLINAMLERGAHRNRLRARLYGGATMRSGFGDIGYKNAEFARRFLKDEHIALTAEDIGGVTARRVDFCPGLGLARCRHVENQRPVERLEVVPTDSGDVTFF